One genomic region from Strix uralensis isolate ZFMK-TIS-50842 chromosome 5, bStrUra1, whole genome shotgun sequence encodes:
- the GALNT4 gene encoding polypeptide N-acetylgalactosaminyltransferase 4 has product MRIRLARRWTWVRKSCVFLGFLMIAYFVVELSVSSFGASLAGESITKGKWERRFSDRAEEAVDLARPVYDKSPPDPYAPGEWGKPSRLQLSPEEKKQEEELIEKYAINIYLSDKISLHRHIEDNRLSGCKTKSYDYRRLPTTSVIIAFYNEAWSTLLRTIHSVLETSPSVLLKEIILVDDLSDKVYLKTELEKYISSLKRVRLIRTNKREGLVRARLIGATFATGDVLTFLDCHCECVSGWLEPLLERIAENETVIICPVIDTIDWKTFEYYMQTAEPMIGGFDWRLTFQWHSVPKHERLRRKSETDPIRSPTMAGGLFAVSKKYFEYLGTYDTGMDVWGGENLELSFRVWQCGGMLEIHPCSHVGHVFPKRAPYARPNFLQNTARAAEVWMDEYKEHFYNRNPSAKKENYGDISERKILRERLKCKSFNWYLKNIFAELHVPEDRPGWHGAIRSAGIASECLDYVLPEHHPTGAHLSLFGCHGQGGNQFFEYTSNKEIRFNSVTELCAEVPEHEDFIGMRSCPKDGSPIPEIIIWHFKEDGTIYHPHSGKCLTAYRTTEGRADVQMEACNAADKNQIWKFEK; this is encoded by the coding sequence ATGAGGATCCGTCTGGCAAGAAGATGGACGTGGGTCCGCAAAAGCTGCGTATTTCTCGGCTTCTTGATGATCGCTTACTTTGTGGTCGAGCTGTCGGTTTCTTCCTTCGGTGCCTCCCTCGCCGGGGAGAGCATCACCAAAGGGAAGTGGGAGAGGCGCTTTTCTGACAGAGCAGAAGAGGCTGTGGATTTGGCTCGTCCAGTTTATGACAAATCCCCGCCTGATCCTTATGCCCCTGGAGAATGGGGTAAGCCCTCTCGCCTGCAGCTGAGTCCCGAggagaagaaacaggaagaagagCTGATTGAGAAGTATGCAATTAATATTTATTTGAGTGATAAAATCTCTCTTCACCGGCACATTGAAGATAATCGACTGAGTGGCTGTAAAACTAAATCTTACGACTACAGAAGACTGCCCACAACATCTGTTATAATTGCTTTTTACAACGAAGCCTGGTCAACGTTGCTGCGGACCATACATAGTGTTCTTGAAACATCACCTTCAGTGCTTCTAAAAGAAATTATACTGGTGGATGACTTGAGTGATAAAGTGTATTTGAAGACTGAACTTGAAAAATACATAAGCAGTCTGAAAAGAGTTCGTTTGATAAGAACCAACAAACGAGAAGGATTGGTTCGTGCACGCTTAATTGGCGCTACCTTTGCTACTGGTGATGTCCTCACGTTTCTAGACTGTCACTGTGAATGTGTCTCTGGTTGGCTGGAACCACTGCTTGAGAGGATTGCTGAGAACGAGACTGTTATTATTTGTCCTGTCATTGACACCATTGACTGGAAAACATTTGAATACTACATGCAGACGGCAGAGCCCATGATTGGGGGGTTTGACTGGCGGCTGACGTTCCAGTGGCACTCGGTGCCTAAACATGAACGCCTCAGGCGCAAATCTGAAACTGACCCAATCAGATCCCCAACTATGGCTGGTGGCTTGTTTGCTGTCAGCAAGAAGTATTTTGAGTACCTGGGTACCTACGATACAGGAATGGATGTTTGGGGAGGGGAGAACTTAGAATTATCATTTAGGGTTTGGCAGTGTGGAGGCATGTTGGAAATTCATCCATGCTCCCATGTAGGCCATGTGTTTCCAAAGCGTGCGCCCTATGCTAGACCAAATTTCCTTCAGAACACAGCACGTGCTGCAGAGGTGTGGATGGATGAGTACAAAGAGCACTTTTACAACAGAAATCcttcagcaaaaaaagaaaactatggAGATATTTCTGAGAGAAAGATACTAAGAGAGCGTTTGAAATGCAAGAGTTTTAactggtatttaaaaaacatatttgctGAGTTGCATGTACCGGAAGATCGTCCTGGGTGGCATGGTGCTATCCGCAGCGCAGGAATAGCTTCTGAATGCCTTGACTACGTCTTACCAGAACATCATCCTACAGGGGCTCACCTTTCTCTCTTCGGATGTCATGGTCAGGGAGGCAATCAATTTTTTGAATACACATCAAATAAGGAGATTAGATTTAACTCTGTAACTGAGCTATGTGCTGAAGTCCCTGAGCATGAAGACTTCATAGGTATGAGGAGCTGCCCAAAAGATGGATCTCCTATCCCAGAAATTATTATATGGCATTTCAAAGAAGATGGGACTATTTATCATCCTCATTCGGGAAAGTGCCTCACTGCTTATCGTACAACTGAGGGGCGTGCTGATGTGCAAATGGAAGCTTGTAATGCTGCAGATAAAAATCAGATTTGGAAATTTGAGAAATAA